In Archangium lipolyticum, the genomic stretch AATCGAATCCCCTTTGCCCTCCCAAATGGTGGCCAGGCAGGGGCTGACCAACGAGGGTTCCGCGGCAGGCAAACGCGGTATCGCGGAAGATGCCGCAGCAGCCGTGGCTCGTCAACAACAGGTCCGAAGGGAGGTTCGCGGCCTTCGCCTGCGTTCAAACGCCGTGGGCACAGGCCCCCCTCGGCCTGGGTGGTGGGCCTGGGGTACATCGGGTCGAGGCGAGGTTCCCTTGACAGAATGTGAGTTCGGGATGAATTTCCAGGAGTTGGAGCGGGCTGAGCGAATCGCCTGTCCGCATCCATATCGAGGGCCCGCCAAGGCGGACTGCGGCGCTCCGGCGGCACGGCCGGGACCGCGAACTCACCAGCACGAGGAAGGCCACCGGGCCGACCTCGGCACATGGCAGCAGTGGACGAAACAAAGGGAGCCACGCTCCGGCAGTAAGGCCGGGCGGCACTTTGAACCGATAGCTGACCTCGCGGCGCAACGCCGCACCTGACAGGTCAGCGCTTCGCAGTGAAGGCGCCGGCGTGCCCCGGCGCATCGGTGAAGTTTTGTCTCAGCAGAACAACGAAACGGGAACCCCTGCCCCCCTCCCGGAAGTGCTCACCGTAGAGGAGGCTGCGGCCTTCCTGCGGGTGAACCGGAAGACCTTCTACGAAGCCGTCCGCCTGGGCAGCGTCCCGGGTGTCATCCGCCTGGGTAGGGTCATCCGCATCAGCAAGGCTGCCCTGATAAGTTGGATCCAGGGTAACGGCGGTCCTGCGCTCGGAGAGAAGCGATGAGCGTCAGGCTGCGGAAGTGGAAGACGAAGGAGGGCAAGGTGCAGGCGGCGTGGTGGGTCGATGTGATGTTCCAGCACCCGGACGGGCGCGTGGATCGCGTGCGCAAGGCGTCCCCGGTGAATACCCGCCGGGGTGCCGAGCAATACGAGCGGGAGCTGCGTCAGGCCCTCCTGGGCGGCTCCTACAACCAAAGGGAGGCCGAACCGGAGATGCCCACCGTGAGGAGCTTCACGGAGCGATTCCTCACGTACAGCTCCAACAACAACAAGGCCAGCACCCTGGCCGCCAAGAGGCAGTTGCTCGACAGCCACCTGCTGCCGACCTTCGGGCACCTGCGGCTCGACCGCGTCGGACCGGCGGACATCGAGACGTTCAAGTCCCAGAAGCGCAAGGAGGGACTCGCCTCCAAGACGATCAACAACGCGCTCACGGTGCTGCGCACCCTGTTCGCGGTCGCCGCCGAGCAGGAGGTGCTCCCCCACGTGCCGCGCGTGAAGCTGCTGAAGGTGGAGAGGCCGGAGTTCGACTTCCTCACCTTTGAGGAGGCGGAGCGCCTGGTGGCCGCCGCGCCCCCGGAATGGCGGACGATGATTCAGGTGGCGCTCCACACGGGCCTGCGGCGCGGCGAGCTCATCGCCCTCCAGTGGGACGCGGTGGACCTCGTCGCCGGTCGCCTGCTGGTGAAGCGGAACGTCTGGCGCGGCCACTTCGGTACGCCCAAGGGAGGCCGCTCGCGCGAGGTGCCGCTCAACGCGGTGGCCCTCCAGGCCATCAAGGCGCACCGGCACCTCCGCGGGGCCTTCGTCTTCTGCGATGCCACAGGCGCCTACCTCAAGAACGACACCTGCCGGAACGCCATCCTCCGGGCCAGCAAGCGGGCGGGCCTGCGTCCCATCGGCTGGCACACGCTACGGCACAGCTTCGCCAGCCATCTCGTGGCGCGCGGCGTGCCGCTCAAGGCCGTCCAGGAACTGCTCGGGCACGCCACCATCGAGATGACGATGCGCTACGCCCACCTCAGTCCGGACGTGAAGAAGGACGCCGTGCGCGCGCTCGAGGGGCACACTGACGGCACATGGCGCGGGACGGGAGAGAATCCTCAGTAAATTCAACCACTTAGGAATGCACGAGCCGGGGATCGAACCCGGACG encodes the following:
- a CDS encoding helix-turn-helix domain-containing protein; this translates as MLTVEEAAAFLRVNRKTFYEAVRLGSVPGVIRLGRVIRISKAALISWIQGNGGPALGEKR
- a CDS encoding tyrosine-type recombinase/integrase — translated: MSVRLRKWKTKEGKVQAAWWVDVMFQHPDGRVDRVRKASPVNTRRGAEQYERELRQALLGGSYNQREAEPEMPTVRSFTERFLTYSSNNNKASTLAAKRQLLDSHLLPTFGHLRLDRVGPADIETFKSQKRKEGLASKTINNALTVLRTLFAVAAEQEVLPHVPRVKLLKVERPEFDFLTFEEAERLVAAAPPEWRTMIQVALHTGLRRGELIALQWDAVDLVAGRLLVKRNVWRGHFGTPKGGRSREVPLNAVALQAIKAHRHLRGAFVFCDATGAYLKNDTCRNAILRASKRAGLRPIGWHTLRHSFASHLVARGVPLKAVQELLGHATIEMTMRYAHLSPDVKKDAVRALEGHTDGTWRGTGENPQ